From Shewanella acanthi:
GTTTGACGTTATTTTGTAGCAGTATTCCCTAAAACGCTTTGGTAAGCTCTCCACCTAGAAAAATAAGAACGGGAGACTTTTTTATGGCGAAGCGTTCGCGTGTTCAAACTGAACAAACCATCAATCAGATCATGGACGAAGCTCTGAAACAAATTCTGAGCATTGGTTTTGAAAGTATGTCCTATACCACTTTATCTGAGGCGACAGGGATAAGCCGTACTGGCATTAGTCATCATTTCCCCCGCAAGAATGATTTTCTTGTGCGTCTTGATGCCCGCATTGGCGCAATGTTCGTTGCTGCATTAGATTTTTCTAGCCTAGAAATGCTGGAAACCACATGGATGCAAGCTATGCAGGATGAACAATATCGTGCTGTACTGAGACTGTTCTTCAGTTTGTGTGGTGGTGCCAATAATGAAATTACCCTCTTCAGAGCGGTAATTACGGCACGTCAGCAAGCAATCCAAGAGTTGGGTTTAGCTGGTGAGAGCAAGATTAATGATTTACTCGGCCGAAGCGCTGTGATGTTGTTATCCAATTTTGAGATGGCCAAAGCCGCCTGATGGTCTATGACTTTCTAAGATAATCGAAAGGAGCCTAGGGCTCCTTTTTTGTTGTTCGTGTTTTACTGCGTTTTAGCAGCCTTAATATTGGCTCTCGTTATGGTGCCACTGCTCACTGACATCATCTGACTTCAGATATCCAGTAATAATGAGGAGTTTGAAAGTAGATTGCTTTGACTTTTCCCATAAAGCTTTTGCCTATAGTTTTGCATTAAGATTGGAGTAGACTGATAAAAGAAAAGGGAGCCTAGGGCTCCCTTTTATGGCTTTAAAGATGTGATCCAATGCTTGATTAAAGTGCCTTTAAAATCGCTTCCACACTGGCTTTAGCATCGCCGAACAGCATTTGGGTATTTTCTTTAAAGAACAGTGGGTTTTGTACCCCTGCATAACCCGTGTTCATTGAGCGTTTAAAGCCGATGACGCTATGCGCTTTCCAGACTTCGAGTACTGGCATACCCGCAATTGGGCTGCCCGGATCTTCCATCGCCGCCGGGTTAACCGTATCGTTGGCGCCAATCACCAGCACGACATCGGTATCGCTAAAGTCTTCGTTGATCTCGTCCATTTCGAGCACGATATCGTAGGGTACTTTGGCTTCTGCCAGCAATACGTTCATATGACCCGGCAGACGACCCGCAACAGGGTGAATACCAAAGCGGACTTTGACGCCGCGATCACGAAGCTTTTGGGTGATTTCAGCTACAGGATATTGCGCCTGTGCTACCGCCATACCATAACCTGGAGTGATGATGACTGAAGTGGCGTTTTTCAGCATATCAGCCACATCTTCGGCGTTGGTCTCACGGTATTCGCCCATTTCTTCATCGCCAGTTGAGGCTACACCGTCGCTACCAAAGCCACCTGCGATAACAGAGATAAACGAGCGGTTCATTGCCTTACACATGATGTAAGACAGAATTGCACCCGATGAGCCCACCAGTGCGCCGGTTACGATAAGCAAATCGTTTGATAGCATAAAGCCCGCTGCTGCCGCTGCCCAACCCGAGTAGGAGTTCAGCATTGACACGACCACTGGCATATCAGCGCCGCCGATTGAGGCCACTAAATGCCAGCCAAAGGCGAAGGCAATCATGGTCATCAGTAGCAGGGCTGGCATAGTGCCGCCAGTTTGTACGAAGTACACCAGCAGAGCCAAAGACACTAACACTGCAACGAGGTTAAGTTTATGGCGATGTGGCAGCATCAAAGGTTTTGAGGAAATCAATCCGCGCAGTTTACCAAAGGCCACTATAGAGCCTGTGAAGGTGACCGCACCGATAAAGATCCCGAGGAACACTTCGACTAAGTGAATGTTAAGCATTGCGCCCGTGAGGTGAGCTTTGTCGGCGGCCTTGGCCGCTTCGCTTAGTGCATCGTGCACAGCCGCTAAGGTGGAGTTAATGTCGCCTCCAACGGCTACAACCACCTGTGAAACTTGCTCGGGGTGTAAATCGATAAAGCTGTTGAAACCCACCAATACGGCGGCCATACCTACGAAGCTGTGCAGTACGGCAACCAGTTCTGGCATTTCCGTCATTTCAACTTTGCGAGCGAGGAACACACCAATGGCACCACCTATCACCATGGCAACGATAATCCAAGCGACGCCGTTGGTGTCGGGGTTAAAAATGGTCGCGAGCAGGGCAATGGCCATACCCGTGATACCGAATAAATTGCCGTGTTTGGCCGTTTCCTGTTTCGACAATCCAGCGAGACTGAAGATAAAGAGCACGGCGGCAATAATGTAAGCTGCTGTTACCAGTCCTTGAGACACGTTATACCCCCTTAATCTTTACGGAACATCTTCAGCATGCGCTGAGTGACGGTGAAACCGCCAAAGATGTTAATACTGGCGATCAGCACGGCAATAAATGCCAGTACAGTGACCAAGGTAGACCCTTGACCAATCTGCAATAGTGCGCCGACCACGATAATGCCTGAAATTGCGTTAGTCACTGACATCAATGGCGTATGCAGTGAGTGGGACACGTTCCACACCACGTAATAGCCAACTACGCAAGACAGGATAAATACCGTAAAGTGGGATAAAAACTCTGCTGGCGCGACCGAAGCCACGGCGGCAAATCCTGCGGCCCCAAGTGCGGCAAGGATATATTTGAGTTTCGATGGTGGTTTCGCTTCCGCTTTTTTTGCTTCGACCTTAGCGGCAGGTTTAGCAGGTGCTGCCGAAACTGAAATCGCTGGTGGCGGGAAGGTGACTTCGCCTTCTTTAACTACTGTCATATTACGCATCACCACATCATCAAAATTGATGCTGGCAATGCCGTTTTTCTCTTTGCACATTAACTTCATCAGGTTGACGAGGTTAGTGCCATAGAGCTGAGAAGACTGCGCAGGTAAACGGCCTGGAAGGTCGGTAAAGCCAATCACCTTAACACCGTTGTCGGTGACAAACAGTTCGCTTGGCTGAGTGTATTCACAGTTTCCGCCAGCTTGCGCCGCCATATCGACGATCACAGAGCCGCTCTTCATGCTATCAACCATTTCCTTGGTAATAAGCTTAGGCGCAGGACGACCTGGAATAAGCGCCGTGGTAATAATGATGTCGACTTCTTTGGCCTGCTCGGCAAACAGCGCCATTTCGGCGGCAATAAATTCCTCGGACATGGTTTTGGCATATCCATCCGATGAACTGCCATCTTCATTGGTGAAATCAAGCTTTAAGAATTGACCACCCATGGATTCGATTTGCTCGGCCACTTCTAGGCGGGTATCGAAGGCGCGAACAATGGCACCTAATGATCCAGCAGTGCCAATAGCAGCAAGGCCGGCGACGCCAGCACCAATCACGAGTACTTTTGCCGGTGGTACTTTACCTGCGGCGGTAATTTGGCCGGTAAAGAAACGGCCAAAGTGATGCGCGGCCTCAACCACAGCGCGATAACCGCCGATGTTAGCCATCGATGAAAGCGCATCTAAAGACTGGGCGCGGGAAATACGCGGCACCATGTCCATGGCCATCACATTAATATTGCGTTTTGACAGTGTCTCAATCAACGCCGGATTTTGTGCCGGCCAGATAAAACTAATAAGGGTTGCGCCTTCTTTAATTTGCTCAATTTCGGCGTCTGTGGGGGCGTTGACTTTAAAAATCAAATCCGCTTGCCAAACCTCGGGTGTGATACTCGCTCCGGCCGCGACATAGGCGGCATCATCGAAACTTGATAGCAGACCCGCATTTGACTCAACGGCAACTTCAAAGCCGAGTTTTTTAAGTTGTTCGACGGTGGCTGGGGTCGCGGCGACCCGAGTCTCACCGACGAGACTCTCTCTCGGTATTCCAATCTGCATGCTTACTCCCTGGTGGTTTATATTCTAGTTCCGCATGAGTATGTTCTGTTGCTATGCCTAGGTAGGGCTAGGCCGCGGTTCAGAATGAACTCGTTTTAACGTGCGATAATTCGCGCATTCAATCTTGGTTGGAAATCTATGGATTACACAGACTTCACAGCGAGCAACAGGAGGTCACTGTACGGCAGGCTCGTCACCATTTTGGCAATACTTTTTTTCGACACAAGCTCATATTTCTAAAGCTGGTCGATTAAGCACTGGTCGGATCAAAAAATTTTAACCAGTGCACACTTTTGTAGCTTAATTTTCATCCTTTGTATATTCCAAAATGTAATTAAAAATTAAATTTTATTCTTTTTTGCTTTTCTGTAACCAAGATAAGCTGATGACCATTACACTGTCATAGGGCTGTCACATGTCGTTAACTGAACTTTCATCTCTGGCTTCGCCGCTGTCGCAACCGCAGGTCGAAAAGCTAAAACAACTCACTGCTGAATTAAACCCTGTGCAACTGGCTTGGGTCAGTGGCTATTTGGCTGCAACTGCCAATGCTGGCTTGGTGCCAAATGCTAGTGCTGTGACTGGTGTCGCCCAAACGACTGGGGCGCAAAGTGTAACGATTCTCTATGGCAGCCAAACGGGTAACGGCCGCGGTATTGCTAAAGCCCTTGCAGAGAAAGCAACGGCTCAGGGGTATAGCGTGAACCTTGCTTCGATGGGCGAATATAATGTCCGCCAACTCAAACAGGAATCCGTATTACTGCTAGTGGTGAGCACCCACGGTGAAGGTGAGGCGCCTGACGATGCGATTGAATTACATAAGTTCTTAGCTTCTAAGCGCGCGCCGCAATTAGCGGACTTACATTATTCAGTGTTGGCGCTGGGGGATTCGAGCTACGAGTTTTTCTGCCAAACGGGTAAGGATTTTGATTCGCGCCTTCAAGCCCTTGGCGCTAAATCATTATTGCCGCTGGTTGAATGCGATGTGGACTATGAAGCCGCAGCGGGTCAGTGGCATGCGGATGTGTTAGCTGCGGTAAAACCGCTGTTAGGTTCACAGGTTATTAGTGCACAAGCCAATTCGGTAACGAGTGCGACGGCTGAAAGTGAATTTACCAAGCAAAACCCCTATAGCGCTGAGGTTTTAATTAGCCAAAAAATTACCGGTCGTGATTCAGACCGAGATGTTCGCCACGTTGAAATTGATTTAGGCGAATCGGGTTTAAGCTATCAAGCGGGTGATGCTCTCGGTGTTTGGTTTAATAACAGCGAAGTGTTAGTCGATGAAATCCTTAACGGACTGTCATTGAGTGCCGATACGCAGGTGACTCTTGGCGAGCAATCCTTAAGCCTTAAACAGGCTCTAATTGAGAAGAAAGAGCTGACCCAGTTATATCCCGGGCTGGTTAAAGCCTGGGCAGAACTCAGCGAAAATGCTGAGTTACTGACTTTAAGCGAAGATAAAGAGCTGGTGCGTCAGTTTATTTTGCGCCACCAATTTGCCGATTTAGTTGCTCAGTATCCGGTTAATGAAAGCCTTGATGCCGACAAGTTATTGAGTGTACTGCGCCCACTGACCCCAAGACTCTATTCGATAGCCTCAAGCCAAAGCGAAGTGGATACCGAAGTGCATTTAACGGTTGCACTAGTAGAAGATGAGCGTAATGGTTATGCCCGTTTTGGCGGCGCGTCACAATTCTTGGCTCAAGCGCAAGAGGGAACAGAAGTTAAGATTTACGTTGAGCCTAACAAGAATTTCCGCCTACCCGAAGATGCTGAAACGCCAGTGATTATGATTGGCCCTGGCACAGGTGTTGCGCCGTTTCGCGCCTTTATGCAGGAGCGCGTTGCCCAAGGTATCAAGGGCAATAGCTGGTTATTCTTCGGCAATCCACATTTCGAACAGGACTTTCTCTATCAAACTGAGTGGCAGCAATACCTCAAAAATGGCGATTTAAGTCGAATTGATGTGGCATTTTCGCGGGATCAGGACCATAAAATTTATGTGCAACATCGCCTAAAAGAGCAAGGACAAGCCCTGTGGCAATGGCTGCAAAATGGCGCACATCTCTATATTTGTGGAGATGCCGAACGTATGGCGAAGGATGTACACCAAGCCCTGTTAGAGGTTGCCGTTGAATTTGGTGGCATGACCTTGGAGGCCGCAGAGGAATATTTTGAAACCCTTCGCAGCAATAAACGTTACCAAAAAGACGTGTACTAACCCTAAGTGCTATCAATAAATTTTTTATGATTGCAGCAGCGACTGATTGCAGTCATTGAACTGAATACCAAGGCAAATGTCCTTCCCAAAGAGCGTGGTAGAGAACAGCATGAGTGAGCAAAAGTTAGCCTTAAACGAATACCTAAAAACCGACAGTGATTATCTGCGTGGCACCATTAAGGAAGGCCTAGATTCTTCTGTTACGGGCAGTTTTAGCGATGGCGACCAGCAATTAATTAAATTCCACGGCTTCTATCAGCAGGATGACCGCGATCTGCGTAACGAGCGTAAAGAGCAGAAACTCGAGCCTTTATACAGCTTTATGCTGCGTGCCCGTGTGCCTGGTGGTGTGTGTACCCCTAAGCAATGGTTAGGTGTCGATGAAATTGCGTCGACTCTGACAAGCTCCAACAGCATTCGTTTAACCACGCGTCAGACGTTCCAATACCATGGTATTCCTAAGCGTAATTTAAAGACCATTATTCAAGGGCTTGATCGCGAAGCGCTGGATTCTATCGCGGCCTGCGGTGACGTAAACCGCAACGTAATGTGTAACCCGAATCCGGTTGAGTCTAAGCTGCATGCCCAAGCATACGAAGTGGCGAAAAAGCTGTCTGATCATCTGCTGCCGCACACCCGTGCCTACGCTGAAATCTGGTTAGATGAAGAAAAGCTGCTGTCGACCGAAGATGATGCCGTCGAACCTGTGTATGGTAAAACCTACCTGCCACGTAAGTTCAAAATGGCGGTGGCCGTGCCGCCTGACAACGACGTTGATGTTTACACCAACGACCTAGGCTTCATTGCTGTTGCCGAAGATGGCGAGCTGGTGGGCTTTAATCTCACCGCAGGCGGCGGCATGGGCTCAACCCATGGCGAGGTAGAAACCTTCCCACGTCTGGCCGATGACTTTGGTTTTATCAAAACCGATGATGTGATGAAGTTTGCTGAGGCTGTGATGACGGTTCAGCGCGACTGGGGTAACCGCACTAACCGTAAGCGTTCGCGGCTTAAGTACACCATTGTTGACCATGGTTATGAAAAGTTTAAAGCCGAAGTGGAAGCCCGCGCCGGAGTGAAGTTTGAGCCTAAGCGTGAGGTGGTCATTGGCGATCGTGGCGATCGTTATGGCTGGGTTGAAGGTGTCGATGGCAAATGGCATTTAACCCTATTTATCGAAAGCGGCCGTATTAAGGATGTGCCGGGTAAGAGTTTACAAACCGGTATGCGTGAAATCGCCAAGATCCACAAGGGCGATTTTAGAATGACTTCTAACCAGAATATGATTATTGCGGGTGTGGCGCCTGAGGATAAAGCAACGATCGAAGGTCTTGCCCGTAAACACGGATTACTTGGCCAAGTGCTGACACAAACCCGAGGTCATTCAATTGCTTGTGTGGCCCTGCCGACTTGCCCATTGGCAATGGCAGAAGCTGAGCGTTATTTCCCAGAGTTCATCGACCATGTGGACGCGCTGCAGGCAAAACACGGTATTAGCGATCAAGCCATTGTGGTGCGTATGACCGGCTGTCCAAACGGTTGCGCCCGTCCGTTTGCCGCTGAAATTGGCTTAGTGGGTAAGGCGCCTGGCCGTTACAACTTATACCTAGGTGCAAACTTTGAAGGTACACGCCTTAATAAAATGTACCGAGAGAACATTCAAGAAGCCGAGATCCTATCTGAACTCGATGGCTTGTTTGGCCGTTATGCAGTAGAGCGCAATGCAGGCGAAACCTTCGGTAACTTCACCGTTCGTGTGGGTGTTGTGAAAGAAGTTATTGATGCTGCTAAGGATTTTCATGGCTGATCTGAATGAAGCTCAAACTGCTTCTAGTTTAAATCCTCTTAAAAGCGTTATCAGTAGCAGCGAACTTAAGGCGCTGCTAACTGCGCCAAAAGAAGTGCAGCAGGCTGAGCTTGAGCGGATTAATCAGTTCCTCGCGGGGCTGACTGCGCAGGAGCGAGTGCTCTGGGGCTTAGCCTATCTGCCGGGTAATCACGCGCTGTCATCCAGTTTTGGGATCCAAGCTGCGGTGATGCTGCATTTAGTAAGCCAAGTGCAGTCGGATATTCCCGTTATCCTAACGGATACTGGCTACTTATTCCCTGAGACTTATCAGTTTATAGATGAGCTCACCGAGCGTTTAGCGCTGAATCTTAAGATTTACCAAGCGCCTATGACTTCTGCTTGGCAGGAGGCACGATTTGGTAAACTCTGGGAGCAGGGGCTTGAAGGGCTTGAGCGTTACAATCGGCTTAACAAAGTCGAACCGATGCAACGTGCACTTGCTGAATTAGAAGTGGGTACTTGGTTTGCAGGCCTTCGCCGCAGCCAAGCCAGTACCCGCGAAGCTTTACCGATTTTAGCAATCCATGGCACTCGGTTTAAATTGTTGCCCATCCTAGAATGGACGAATAAAGACGTACACCTCTATTTGCAGCAATTTGACTTGCCCTATCATCCCCTTTGGGAGCAAGGCTATGTTTCAGTAGGAGATACCCATTCGAGTAAACCACTTGAATTAGGGATGACCGAAGAGGAAACACGCTTTAATGGCCTCAAGCGAGAGTGCGGATTGCATTATGAAATTTAGCTATCATACTGATAAATAATAAAAAAACGCCTCATTTGTAGGCGTTTTTTATTACTCTTTTAATGTGATGATTGAATTTTGTTCTATTTTTGTTTTTGTCGGATTATTCATTTTTAATGTACGTTTAATTTTTGAAAAACACATTTAATACAACTGGTTGAGGCTAAGTTTTGTGGTAGGGCAAAATATTTTGTACATTTTTACTAACAGAGTTATGCACATTAGAGATTTATAAGTTATATTTCAAAGTTCCCGTAGATGGTTTTGTGGGAGTGCGCTGTGTAGTCGTTATCCATACAGACGATTACCAAGTGGAGTTGTGGTATATCGCTATTGACGGGCTGAGTTTGCTGTGTAGCGATAGAACGAAACCTAAAGCAGCTGAAATCTCAAAAAAACCTGACTCGCCTATGCGAGTAGAAGCAGTTTGATTGACTTGCTAGCCCTCGTTAATCTCTCCAAATCACCTCGGTCAGCTGATGTTAAAGCTGCCGAGGTTGAGCCTTATGAGTCACATTTCATTCTCTTCATTGAATATTCACAATTTTCTGAGCACATTGCAGCCAATTTACATGCATCAATCTCGGAGAATGGCGTAAGTTATGCCAATATAGGCACAGCTGCTGTGTATTATCTTTACTTGAGAGACCTAGTTTTCACAGGTTTGGGAGAAAAATCATGTAGGACGCAGGGCTGCAGGAACTGTTCAAAGGACGATAGAATGACCCCCCCTATGTATGCCTCCCGTGATTTTGCAAATCCCTTGCGTAGTGAGCCACCAAAGAAGCCCCAAAAAACGATGATAAGACGAATTTTTGTCTGGGTGTTTAAATTAGTGCTGTTACTGTGGCTAAGTTCAATAGCCATGGTTGTATTACTGCGTTTTGTTGATCCCCCCATTTGGACATGGCGCATTGAGCGGGCGCTGTTCCCTCCTGCTCCTATTTCGCAGGTCAAACATCAATGGCAACCATTAGCCAACATTTCCCCTCAGATGCAACTTGCGGTGATTGCGGCTGAAGATCAAAAGTTTGCTAATCACAGTGGCTTTGATCTTGAGGCGATAACGAATGCGC
This genomic window contains:
- a CDS encoding TetR family transcriptional regulator, with amino-acid sequence MAKRSRVQTEQTINQIMDEALKQILSIGFESMSYTTLSEATGISRTGISHHFPRKNDFLVRLDARIGAMFVAALDFSSLEMLETTWMQAMQDEQYRAVLRLFFSLCGGANNEITLFRAVITARQQAIQELGLAGESKINDLLGRSAVMLLSNFEMAKAA
- the pntB gene encoding Re/Si-specific NAD(P)(+) transhydrogenase subunit beta, which codes for MSQGLVTAAYIIAAVLFIFSLAGLSKQETAKHGNLFGITGMAIALLATIFNPDTNGVAWIIVAMVIGGAIGVFLARKVEMTEMPELVAVLHSFVGMAAVLVGFNSFIDLHPEQVSQVVVAVGGDINSTLAAVHDALSEAAKAADKAHLTGAMLNIHLVEVFLGIFIGAVTFTGSIVAFGKLRGLISSKPLMLPHRHKLNLVAVLVSLALLVYFVQTGGTMPALLLMTMIAFAFGWHLVASIGGADMPVVVSMLNSYSGWAAAAAGFMLSNDLLIVTGALVGSSGAILSYIMCKAMNRSFISVIAGGFGSDGVASTGDEEMGEYRETNAEDVADMLKNATSVIITPGYGMAVAQAQYPVAEITQKLRDRGVKVRFGIHPVAGRLPGHMNVLLAEAKVPYDIVLEMDEINEDFSDTDVVLVIGANDTVNPAAMEDPGSPIAGMPVLEVWKAHSVIGFKRSMNTGYAGVQNPLFFKENTQMLFGDAKASVEAILKAL
- a CDS encoding Re/Si-specific NAD(P)(+) transhydrogenase subunit alpha, with amino-acid sequence MQIGIPRESLVGETRVAATPATVEQLKKLGFEVAVESNAGLLSSFDDAAYVAAGASITPEVWQADLIFKVNAPTDAEIEQIKEGATLISFIWPAQNPALIETLSKRNINVMAMDMVPRISRAQSLDALSSMANIGGYRAVVEAAHHFGRFFTGQITAAGKVPPAKVLVIGAGVAGLAAIGTAGSLGAIVRAFDTRLEVAEQIESMGGQFLKLDFTNEDGSSSDGYAKTMSEEFIAAEMALFAEQAKEVDIIITTALIPGRPAPKLITKEMVDSMKSGSVIVDMAAQAGGNCEYTQPSELFVTDNGVKVIGFTDLPGRLPAQSSQLYGTNLVNLMKLMCKEKNGIASINFDDVVMRNMTVVKEGEVTFPPPAISVSAAPAKPAAKVEAKKAEAKPPSKLKYILAALGAAGFAAVASVAPAEFLSHFTVFILSCVVGYYVVWNVSHSLHTPLMSVTNAISGIIVVGALLQIGQGSTLVTVLAFIAVLIASINIFGGFTVTQRMLKMFRKD
- a CDS encoding assimilatory sulfite reductase (NADPH) flavoprotein subunit produces the protein MSLTELSSLASPLSQPQVEKLKQLTAELNPVQLAWVSGYLAATANAGLVPNASAVTGVAQTTGAQSVTILYGSQTGNGRGIAKALAEKATAQGYSVNLASMGEYNVRQLKQESVLLLVVSTHGEGEAPDDAIELHKFLASKRAPQLADLHYSVLALGDSSYEFFCQTGKDFDSRLQALGAKSLLPLVECDVDYEAAAGQWHADVLAAVKPLLGSQVISAQANSVTSATAESEFTKQNPYSAEVLISQKITGRDSDRDVRHVEIDLGESGLSYQAGDALGVWFNNSEVLVDEILNGLSLSADTQVTLGEQSLSLKQALIEKKELTQLYPGLVKAWAELSENAELLTLSEDKELVRQFILRHQFADLVAQYPVNESLDADKLLSVLRPLTPRLYSIASSQSEVDTEVHLTVALVEDERNGYARFGGASQFLAQAQEGTEVKIYVEPNKNFRLPEDAETPVIMIGPGTGVAPFRAFMQERVAQGIKGNSWLFFGNPHFEQDFLYQTEWQQYLKNGDLSRIDVAFSRDQDHKIYVQHRLKEQGQALWQWLQNGAHLYICGDAERMAKDVHQALLEVAVEFGGMTLEAAEEYFETLRSNKRYQKDVY
- the cysI gene encoding assimilatory sulfite reductase (NADPH) hemoprotein subunit, producing the protein MSEQKLALNEYLKTDSDYLRGTIKEGLDSSVTGSFSDGDQQLIKFHGFYQQDDRDLRNERKEQKLEPLYSFMLRARVPGGVCTPKQWLGVDEIASTLTSSNSIRLTTRQTFQYHGIPKRNLKTIIQGLDREALDSIAACGDVNRNVMCNPNPVESKLHAQAYEVAKKLSDHLLPHTRAYAEIWLDEEKLLSTEDDAVEPVYGKTYLPRKFKMAVAVPPDNDVDVYTNDLGFIAVAEDGELVGFNLTAGGGMGSTHGEVETFPRLADDFGFIKTDDVMKFAEAVMTVQRDWGNRTNRKRSRLKYTIVDHGYEKFKAEVEARAGVKFEPKREVVIGDRGDRYGWVEGVDGKWHLTLFIESGRIKDVPGKSLQTGMREIAKIHKGDFRMTSNQNMIIAGVAPEDKATIEGLARKHGLLGQVLTQTRGHSIACVALPTCPLAMAEAERYFPEFIDHVDALQAKHGISDQAIVVRMTGCPNGCARPFAAEIGLVGKAPGRYNLYLGANFEGTRLNKMYRENIQEAEILSELDGLFGRYAVERNAGETFGNFTVRVGVVKEVIDAAKDFHG
- a CDS encoding phosphoadenylyl-sulfate reductase is translated as MADLNEAQTASSLNPLKSVISSSELKALLTAPKEVQQAELERINQFLAGLTAQERVLWGLAYLPGNHALSSSFGIQAAVMLHLVSQVQSDIPVILTDTGYLFPETYQFIDELTERLALNLKIYQAPMTSAWQEARFGKLWEQGLEGLERYNRLNKVEPMQRALAELEVGTWFAGLRRSQASTREALPILAIHGTRFKLLPILEWTNKDVHLYLQQFDLPYHPLWEQGYVSVGDTHSSKPLELGMTEEETRFNGLKRECGLHYEI